A region of the Armatimonadota bacterium genome:
CGCCCGCAACGCGAGCCCTCCAACTGGGGCCAACAGCGAGGATCGACATCGCGATCAGCATCTTGTCGTCCTTGAGGCTCGCCAGTTGCCGGGCAGCGAATTCTCGGCAGAAGTCGTAGGGGCCAATCTCCAGGGCGCGCTTCAGGATTTGCCGCGCAGGTCCGTCACCTTGAAACGCCAATGCCGCCGCCGCTTGCTCGCTGACCCGGTGGTTCACGTTCTGGAAGGCGCGCTGGAGCTTGGGGATGGCCGCGTCCGAGCGGTTTCGGCTGAAAGCGGCCACAGCGTTCATCACCACGACGTCCTTGGAGTCGTCGAGGAGCCCGATGAGCGCTTCGACGATCTCCGGGCCCGCGTCGGCTGGAGCGCTTGCGGCAAACAGCGCCCGCTCGAAGGGGTTTTGCGATTTCGCGTCCGGAACAAGCGCTTTGGGGGCGGCGCTTGGCGTGAGGCTCTCCCCGACGCCAGCCTTCAAGATGGGCTCCGAAATCGCAACCTTGGAGTCGAAGAAGGGCTGGGTCACTTCCCAACATCCGGCGTTAGGATCGGATTCGAGAGCGATGCCGGTCCAGACTTCACCCTCTGACAATGAAACCTTGACGGTCACCTGTTGCCAGCCGCCGGTGGGGTCGATCTCCAACACATCGACGGCGCTCGTTGATTGGGACTCGGCCGGGTTCGGCAGTACCCCAAAGAGCCTGCCGAGCACCTTCCGCTCGCCGCCGGCACCGCACGCCGCCAGCACCATGGGCTCCGGGTGGTCGGGCTTCAGCCACACCGAAAAAGCGCCTTCAAAGGGCCCTGATGCGATGGGGGCGGTCCCTTGGCCGCCAGACAGCCAGACGCCGCCGCTCCGCGGGAAACCCCCGCAGCTCACGATGGCGCCGGGCCGATCAAGGCCTTGGCTGCCGCGAAGCTGATAGGTTCCGGCTGTCCGAAAGCCGCTGGCTCTTGGCGCAGGTCGATTCTGGATTTCGGGCGCGAGGAGCGAAGCCTCAGTGGCGTTTTCCGGCATGCCCTTGATCGAAAACGTGGTTAGGCAGTGGGGTCCGATCCGCGTCACGCCGTGAAGCTTGGGGTCCAGTTCTGGCTTGAGATGGGCTGCAAAAAGGTCCGCGTAGACGGGATCGACGAACAAGAGGGAGCGAGCCGGTCCAGGGGCTGCCGCCATTGCCTCCTTGCCCCACTCCCAAACGCCGTCCGCCTTCTCGGATCCCAGTCGGACGGGCTCTTTACCGCGAGCGAAGATCGCGCCCCAAGTTGTCGCCGACGGGGCGACTGGGGCGCCTGCGATCTTCGAGAGGTCCGCCGCTGCCAGCTCTTTGTAGCGCGCCTTGCCCCAGTCCGCCGAGGGCAGCCCCTCCCGAGCATCGGTCCTGCTGAGGGCCAGGGCGAGTTCGGCTGACGACGGATCTTTGCGATTCAGCGCCTTGCCCCAGCTTTCCTTTGGAGCACCAAAGCTAGTGGCTGAAATAGGCTGGAAGGGCTGCATCAGCTCCTCGCCCGATGCATAGATCGCGCCACTTTCCGGGCTATGGGGCTCGGTGGCGTTCCCCACGTAGCCCCAATGATGGAGCGCGGCCCGAACGTGCCCGTCCCATCGGTTCGCGAGCGCGAAGGTCAGCCCATAGGGCCCGTTCGCCTGACCCTCCAGAAAGAGGGAGATCGGCGAAACTGGAGCGTCGTAGACCTTTCCATCGGGCGCGGGGCCTGTCATGGCCGAATGGATGACGAACACGGAGTCCCAAGGCCCCCGATAGACCCGGTCGTCGGTCTCGAAGGTGCCGCCGTTGATGCGCGGCCTCACATAGTCCATCAGGTCGGCAGCGAAGCTTTGGGCGAACGGCTGGGAGGGCGTGCCTCGCGAGGCGTCCACCTTGAAGCGGGCCCAATCGGTGTCGTATTCGACGTCCACGGTGACCCGAAGCGCTCCGCCCGCTGCGCCTTCGGCTATAGCTGCGAACCGCGCCAGCGACTCGAGAATCTCCTGGTGGTGGCGGTTCTCAAATGTGTAGACGCGCTCCGTAAGCAAGCCGCTCGACGCCCGGTCAAGCAGGTCAGCTTTGCCGAGCACAAACACTTTGACCTTCCATTCGGGAGTCCGAGGCCCGATCTTGGCCTTGGCCATGTCATACGCCGCACGGATTTCCGACCACCCGCCGTCCGCCTGCAGGCGCCGTATGAGCTTTCCATTGCGGACCAGATAGCGGCTCCCCTGAAAGGCAAAGAGGTCGTTGGCTCCGGCGAAGGGTCCTGGGAGATCGGGAATACGCGCTTCGACGTTCTGACCCCCGATCTTGTAGGTCCCCAGGAGCACGGTCCCGGCGGCAGAACCCTGGCTCGATGCGGCAGTGGGTGGGAAGATGCGGGGAAGGGCCTTGGGCGTCACGCCGGGCGCCGGCGAAGGTCCGGCGGCGCTGACGAGCACCCACGCGGCAAGAGCGGCGATCATTCTGGCAAGAGTTCGTAAAGCCGGATGTCTTCGGGGTGGGCGGCGTGGCCGTCTCCCCGGCTATAGGTGAGGGCTTGCCGCGCCTGCAGCGTGGTCAAGTCGGCTGGCATCATGCCGATGAGGTCTACCACAACCTTCTGCGCGTTTTCGGCGTTCTTCTTGAATACTTCGAGCACGTCGTGCGCGGTGACCGCCTCGGCGCCGGCATGAACGCCACTGTCGTAGTCGGTGATCAGCGAGATGTTCACCACCGCCATTCCAAGCTCCCTGCAGAGGTAGGCCTCGGGGTATTGGGTCATGTTGATGACCTCCCAACCTGCGTCGTGGAACCACTTGCTCTCGGCCTTGGTGGAGAACCTCGGACCCTGGATTACGACCACAGTGCCGCCGTCGTGGCACTCGATGCCGTTCTTGCGGATCGCCTCGACCGCCAGCTTGCGAAGCACGGGATCATAGGTCTCGGCGGGCGAGACGTGCGTGGTGATCGGGCCATCGAAGAACGTGTCGGCGCGGCCGTTGGTGCGGTCGACGAACTGGTCGCAAACCGCGAAACTCCCTGGGGCCACATGCTTTTGAAGCGATCCGGCGGCGCAGGGGCTGATCACGGCCTGGACGCCGAGCGAACGCATCGCCCAAACATTCGCCCGGAAGTTGATCTTGTGCGGCGGGATCGTGTGGTCCCTGCCGTGACGTGGCAAGAATGCGACCTTGCGGCCATGGACCGTTGCGAGAGCGATGCGATCGCTGGGCGGGCCATAGGGCGTGTCCACCTTGATTTCACGAATGTCCGGCACGAGCTTATAAAAGCCCGAGCCGCCAAAAACGCCGATTTCCGCTTGTGCCATGTCCTTGTGCTTTCCTCTGCCTTAGTTCCCGCCCACTCCGGGCTGGGTCCTCATCAAGTAGTTTCGCGTCTCGCGAACGAAGATGTCGAGCCGCGCCCCGCGCCGCAAGGCGATGTCCTGGTTCATATGGGCGAACCGCTTGGTCTTGATCGCAGCGATGCCCTGGAAGCGCGGGTCCTTTTCAATCGACTCGTTTGTGCCGGCGATCATGATCGCGTCGGGGTTGGTCTTGATCAGCCACTCGGCATTGACGGGTACGAAGATGGTGGCGTCCGGCCCCACCGGCTCGGCTCCAGCCGCGCGCACGACGTCGGCCTGAAGGGTGTTCACACCGGCGATGAGCGGATCGGTGCCGTTGCCGGGGATCATGATCGCAACCTTCGGCTTGGGGTTCATGGGCTCTTTGCGCCCTTGGTCTGCGATTGAAAGGAACGTGGAAACGTATTCCGAGATATCCGTTTCGCCCCCGGCGAGCTTCCCGTACTGATACAGGGAATCGGCGAACTCCTCGAGGGTCTTGCCATAGAAGCCGTAGGTCTTCATGCCGAGGTCCTTGAATTTCTGGACGTCGGCATCGGAGAACAGGTCCTTGTCATAGACGACGAGGCTGGGATTCAGCGAGGCGATCAGCTCGTAATCCGGCTTCACTCCCTTCATCACCTTGGGCTGCTTCGGCTCGAGCTCAGGGTAGTTGCATTCGGCGGTCAGGCCGAGGATGGCGATGTTCGGGGTCTTCTGGCGGACGATCTCGGTCGCACCGGGGCTCAGGCTGACGGCGGACTTGAGCGCGAACTCACGAGGGTAGCCGCCCCAGTCGCGCATCGGCTTGGAGCAGCCGGCCAGGGCGATGGCCAGCACAGACAGCAAAACGAGGGCCCTTCGAAACATGGTCCATTCTGGCTGAGAAGGGGGGCGAGATGCCAACGGAAAGGCTTTCACGACAAAGGAAGACGCTCTCAATCTGGGGATGATTCCCAACGAAGCCGTCGAGGCAGCCATTTGCAGCAAATCTACTCTTCGAGTTCCCGCATCACTCCCCAGACTCTCTTCGCCAGCTCTTGCCGCTTGGGGTCCTGGATGCTGTTCTTGAAGTTGGGATAGGTGATCCGGCCAATGGCCTCGGCCATGGCTTGCTTCATGGCGCTTCGGTCCACGGTGATGCGCCAGCGATAGTCGGCATTCTCCATCCTGATGGGGGTCGAATCGGGAAAGCATCGCAGGATGTCGGTCTCCCTGCGCGCACGAACGAGCAGCTTGGAGGCGTCGTCGCGGTGTTCGACGACGGAGAGGAACGCGTCATTGAGAAAGATCCACACGGAAGACCTCCTTGATTGGAAAGGATACTTGGATGGCAATGGCAGGGGCAGCAGGGCTTCCCGATTCGCTTCGCTCATTCCCCTCGACCAGCAAGCTGGCTTCGGCGGGATGAACTTTTCGCCCGCTGCCACAGCCACATGAGAACGATGCCTGGCCAAGGAAGCGAGAGGGCAATGGCAGGGGCAGCAGGGCTTCCCGATTCGCTTCGCTCATTCCCCTCGACCAGCAAGCTGGCTTCGGCGGGATGAACTTCTCGCCCGCTGCCACAGCCACATGAGAACGATGCCTGGCCAAGGAAGCGAGAGGGCAATGGCAGGGGCAGCAGGGCTCGAACCCGCGACCTGCGGTTTTGGAGTTTGCCGGTTTTCAACTTAAAACTCGACAGAAACTCCCAAACCTTTGGGCAGTCTTTAGGTATAGAAGGGATCATGGCGAAAACTGCAAAAGTCAGCATTCGGCGAATTGAAGAAGAGCCCTGCGTTTGGCTCGGCAAGGACGGCCGCTACCATTGGGACGTTGAACGACGCTATGACGATGGCTCAGTCTTCCGGAAGGGCGGCGCCTGCAAGGAACTGGAGGCCGCCTGCCGCAAGCGGGATGCTGCGATCGCTCAGTTTGAGAGCGGGAGGCCGACAATCAGACACACCGTTCGATCTTGGGCGGAACACTGCGTTTCGGTCCTCTGGAAGGATGAGGTTGACAACGGACGCATCAAGGCCGACACGATCGTTGGCCACCAACAGATTCTCAGGAATCACATACTGCCGTGGATTGGCGATCTTTGGCTCGACTCTGTTGGAACCGAACATGCTCGACGGCTCAATCAAGAATTGGTCTCTCTGGGGCGCGACAGCGACACCCGAGCCAACATCCGTAACACCGGCTCCAAGCTCTATTCGACTGCGCTTGCGCACGTTCCGCCTATCGCCACCCACAACCCCTTCAAAGCGATCGAGATCAACCGCAAGCAAAGCAAGCGCGACGCGGAAGGCAACCGTCTCATCCACATCCGCATCCTTACAGTTGAAGAAGAACGCGCTTTGATTGATTGGGCGGCTTCGCATTGGGTGTACGGCATGGTCCTTGTCGGTCTGAAGATGGGATTGCGAAAGGGCGAGTTAACGGCAATGACCTGGGATCACATCGACTGGGAGCGGGAGGAATACCACGTTGAGGAGCAGGTTCGCAGGAGTCGTGCAACAGGCAAGCTCGTCGTTAGCGACCTCAAACGTACATCGGCAGAACGCTGGATACCGATTCACCCTGCGGTGATGGAGTTTCTCAGGTCCGAGTACCGGCATCCCGACCACCACCCCGTCAAAGTCTTCGCAAATCTCAACGGAAACTGGATCAGCCCCGAGGACGCCGACGAAGCGCTCCTGGACATCGTGATGCTGAGCCGCCTCACTAGCAAAGTGGATGGACGCGGTACCGCGCTTCCAGATCCTACTTGGCACGATCTGCGGCATACGTTCGCCACCGTTTCGTCCAGTTTTGCTGACAAGAGAGAGGCGATCAGCCTGGCATAGGGGGCAACTCACTATGCGGAGCGTATGCTGCAGAACTCCCGACGCTTGAGGTACGCACGGTACTGAGCTTGCGTGATTCGCCGAGCTGCTCGCCTGCCCGGCCCGAGTGTTATGCTCTCAAGGACTCCGGAACTCATGTAGCGTCGAACAGTCCTTTCGTCGACGGTCAGCAGACGGGCAACGTCGAGGATCGTCAACGGGTCCTTGACGGTCAGGTCGGCCATGGAAGTCACCGAATTCGCTCCGACCCTCATCCTTTGCCTCCAGTTCCCTGCCCTCGGTCATCTCGCCTCAAGAGCGGCCTGACCAGCACACGCTGTGGGTAGGAGCCAAAGATGACTTCCAGGCTCGAACTAGCTAAGTATCGCGCTCTCCCGTTTGGAATCATCGTTCTCACCTTTCAGCTTCGTTGTCTTCGACGATCACCAAGGAACCTCCAAAGCCAATCCCAAGTCCCCCGTTTCATGTTCCATCGGCCGTCGACACCGCGGCAGAGCCCAATCAGGAAATCTTCGGCGTCGTAGCTTGCCAGGGCGGCGTCCATGTCCATGTCTTCGAGGCGTTGTTGCTCCTCAACCGTGAACTCGCTTCTGATTCGGACCTTCTCAGCAGAGATCTGCGACTCGATGACAGCCTTTCGCCCAGAGAGATGCTTGACACGCGGGTGAAGCCAGGCAGCAAGGGCATACTCCGGAAGAGCCCGGATCGCGGCTCGCGCATCCTCTTGCAGCGATTTCAGGTGGGCAAGGCCGGCGAGCCTCTCGCCTTCGCGCACACCCAGAACGACGTAGCTGGCGACCGTGGGCACAACCAGCATGAGCGAGACCCAGAAGAGATCTGCCTGACTGACTTTGAAGCCTTGAAGTGTGGACTGTTCGCCGATGGCTTTGAAAAGCCCGAGCTGCTCGACTTTCGATTCGATCAGCACCAGGCACGCGACGAGGCCCGATAGCATCAGAAAGGTCAAAGCCATCTGAAATGAACCGATCCACGGCGTCCGGATGGCTGCTCGGTACAGCAGGCCGCCAAGGCCCCTCCCCAGAGGATAGAGGCTGGCGCCCACAAGGGTCATGACGGCGATACCTAGGCCACTCCAGAAGAAGAGCCAGGGCCATTCCTCGGCAAGGGAGTAGAGTTCGAGCTTGCCCGTGAGGAGACCCAAGCTGATGCCAAACACGGTTCCCCCGCCGATGCCGGCAAGGAGTTTGTAGCCGGTGCGTTGCGCCCAGCCGACGTGCTCCTCAGGTGCAGGAAGCTGATGCCTGCCGGCCAGCACTTCCAGGGACACTGGTTCTCCCTCCTCGAAATCGAGGCCCTGACGATCCTGCACCGAACAGAAGCCGAGCGGCCCTGCAACGGCCGACAGCAGTGAGCAGTGACCGGCGAGCTCAGCCTCCAAAGCCCTAAGGGCCGGCTCCAGATCGGCGACCCTCATCTTGGCTTCAGAGCTCTGGATCGCCATCCGCTCTTCAAAGCTCCGCCTGAGCGAAGCGGCGTTGTCGCTGGCGGCAAGGGCACTGGCCGCCTTGAGCCTGGGAAGAGACTGCCTGCCTTCATCAACGCTCCTGCCGAAGGCCTCGCCTGATTGGCGAAGCGCATCGGGAGCGAGCGTCACCAAGGGCCGCGCTCCCACGATCGTTCTGGGCTTTGGCTGGCCGCCTGACCCTCTTCTCCTCGGGATGATGTTGCTGTAGGTTCTCACGGACTCTGTCGAGCGGGCCATGAGTTCTTCATCCCAATTCATTGCTGAACCTCCTGCCAAGGGAAGCTCTCAACGTCTAGGTCTCCGCGAACGGTGGCCTTCAGGCCTACAGGCGAAAGCCGTTCTTCCCACACTGAGCGAAACTCCGGTTTGACGCCAATGAGACACAGGCGAAGAGAGTCTTTGCGCCCGGCAAAGGACGCCACGGCCCGGCTGATTCGGTCCATCGCATCGCTACCGCCATCTTCCATCCCGCCATCGGTGGCGATGAGCACGAGGGCTTTGCCAGTGCTTCGCTTCACGTCAGCGGCGACCTGTTCAAGCAAGAGGTCGGTCCGTGTGCCGGAAGCAAGGAGGGCTACGGGCGGCTTCCCCAAATACCTCCCGACCTTGGCATTGAATGCGTCGCGGCCGGTCAACCTCTCTCCGGTATAGACGAGGGAGCTACCATGGCCGAAGACGTAAACCCGCAGCCTGCTCCCCCGCGGTAGCGAGCGCTGGATCTCGTACGCGGTCGCGGCGTAGCCAAGTAGCCGTTTCGGTGACGGGCAGCTCACATCGATGGCGACGAACGCCTCGATGGGATCCTCGGCCTGGCGAACACAGCCCGCAAGCAACAGCGAACTAAGGGCGAGGGGCACGAAGCTCTTGGTGCTCCGTCTTCCTTTTGTGGTGGTCATGATGGTCTCCTTGAAAGAGGGTCTTAAGTTGGCGAAAGGCGAACTTGATGGTGGGCCGGCTTAGCCTCCAAAAGGAGCAGCCAAGCCTCCAGCCAGATCGAAGCAGCCCGGGCAAGTTCTTTCGAAAGCCGGGAACAAGTAGGGCGAAGACGCAGGTGAGGACCACTAGGGTGAAAGTGGTGCTGGCGAGCTGCCAAAAGAGCTCGCTGGCTGAGATGCCGAAGAGGAGCCCAAAGAGCCAGTCGAAGGCTGCAAGCACCGCGCCAGCGCACATAGCTAGGAGCGGCCAAGCAACCTTGAGCAGGAAGAGAGCGACGATCCAGGCGACGGCCCGTGAGGCGCATCCGAAGGAAGTGGATTCCGCCGCTAACGAGAGGTCTTTCGAGCCGCAGGCCAAACAGAATGTAGCACTCTTGGGACTGAGGTGGCCCTTCGGGCATCGCCTTCCGTGGAAGGAGCGCTTGCACATGCCACAGTAATGGGCGGAGTCCGGCCAGGCGGACCGGCACGAGCGGCAGATGATCACGATGCACCTCCGAAAAGCGATACTGTCCTTTGGCCGTTGGTCCAGATGACTCCGGCAGCACCCTTTTCGCGAAGGTCTGAGAGGGTCGTGAAAAGGAACTGAGGTCTGCCGCCAGTGCCGGCCACCATGGAGAGATTTCCGAGCCGTCGCTCGCTCGTGGTGACGGTCAAAACGTCGAAGGACTCGTGTGCGTAGGCCTCTGTGAATGCTCCGTCTGCGTGGTACCGGCGGTAGGCCTGTGCTTTTCGCTGAAAGGCCCGCTGACTGACGTGCCCGAGATCGAACTCGATCATGAAGGCACGAGTCTCTCCGGCAGTAGCCCAGTGAACGTACGCATCAGGCTTGACGACACATTTGATCCAGGCGCTGCCTCGCCGGACGGAATACTCATGGCGGCATAAAGGCTCAGGGAGCCAGTCATAGGCCAGCAACTCCAGGTTAAGAGCTGCCTTGCCAAACAGGATCCGCAGGTCGACGAGGCCAAGCGTATGCTCCAGGAACATCGTCGGGGCATCGCGCCCGGCTTGAAGCCTGACGTCCTCTTCCGGAAGCTCAAGGTGGTTTGCGATGATCGCGGCGGCGCTTCGTCCCAGACTGAGCAGGGCCTGCGAGCCACTTCCTCTAGCTAGGTGGCAATACCTGCGAACGTAGCCGTGATCTTGGAGCTTCCGAAGACGATTGTTGCAGCGAGGCACCGACCCGAAGTAGCCAAGCGCGATGAGC
Encoded here:
- a CDS encoding replication-relaxation family protein translates to MASCRESQKPTRCELRARDLKILADLFLHRVMSRDQLIALGYFGSVPRCNNRLRKLQDHGYVRRYCHLARGSGSQALLSLGRSAAAIIANHLELPEEDVRLQAGRDAPTMFLEHTLGLVDLRILFGKAALNLELLAYDWLPEPLCRHEYSVRRGSAWIKCVVKPDAYVHWATAGETRAFMIEFDLGHVSQRAFQRKAQAYRRYHADGAFTEAYAHESFDVLTVTTSERRLGNLSMVAGTGGRPQFLFTTLSDLREKGAAGVIWTNGQRTVSLFGGAS
- a CDS encoding ABC transporter substrate-binding protein, whose amino-acid sequence is MFRRALVLLSVLAIALAGCSKPMRDWGGYPREFALKSAVSLSPGATEIVRQKTPNIAILGLTAECNYPELEPKQPKVMKGVKPDYELIASLNPSLVVYDKDLFSDADVQKFKDLGMKTYGFYGKTLEEFADSLYQYGKLAGGETDISEYVSTFLSIADQGRKEPMNPKPKVAIMIPGNGTDPLIAGVNTLQADVVRAAGAEPVGPDATIFVPVNAEWLIKTNPDAIMIAGTNESIEKDPRFQGIAAIKTKRFAHMNQDIALRRGARLDIFVRETRNYLMRTQPGVGGN
- a CDS encoding zinc ribbon domain-containing protein; its protein translation is MIICRSCRSAWPDSAHYCGMCKRSFHGRRCPKGHLSPKSATFCLACGSKDLSLAAESTSFGCASRAVAWIVALFLLKVAWPLLAMCAGAVLAAFDWLFGLLFGISASELFWQLASTTFTLVVLTCVFALLVPGFRKNLPGLLRSGWRLGCSFWRLSRPTIKFAFRQLKTLFQGDHHDHHKRKTEHQELRAPRP
- a CDS encoding S-methyl-5'-thioadenosine phosphorylase, whose product is MAQAEIGVFGGSGFYKLVPDIREIKVDTPYGPPSDRIALATVHGRKVAFLPRHGRDHTIPPHKINFRANVWAMRSLGVQAVISPCAAGSLQKHVAPGSFAVCDQFVDRTNGRADTFFDGPITTHVSPAETYDPVLRKLAVEAIRKNGIECHDGGTVVVIQGPRFSTKAESKWFHDAGWEVINMTQYPEAYLCRELGMAVVNISLITDYDSGVHAGAEAVTAHDVLEVFKKNAENAQKVVVDLIGMMPADLTTLQARQALTYSRGDGHAAHPEDIRLYELLPE
- a CDS encoding tyrosine-type recombinase/integrase yields the protein MAKTAKVSIRRIEEEPCVWLGKDGRYHWDVERRYDDGSVFRKGGACKELEAACRKRDAAIAQFESGRPTIRHTVRSWAEHCVSVLWKDEVDNGRIKADTIVGHQQILRNHILPWIGDLWLDSVGTEHARRLNQELVSLGRDSDTRANIRNTGSKLYSTALAHVPPIATHNPFKAIEINRKQSKRDAEGNRLIHIRILTVEEERALIDWAASHWVYGMVLVGLKMGLRKGELTAMTWDHIDWEREEYHVEEQVRRSRATGKLVVSDLKRTSAERWIPIHPAVMEFLRSEYRHPDHHPVKVFANLNGNWISPEDADEALLDIVMLSRLTSKVDGRGTALPDPTWHDLRHTFATVSSSFADKREAISLA
- a CDS encoding HEAT repeat domain-containing protein, translating into MIAALAAWVLVSAAGPSPAPGVTPKALPRIFPPTAASSQGSAAGTVLLGTYKIGGQNVEARIPDLPGPFAGANDLFAFQGSRYLVRNGKLIRRLQADGGWSEIRAAYDMAKAKIGPRTPEWKVKVFVLGKADLLDRASSGLLTERVYTFENRHHQEILESLARFAAIAEGAAGGALRVTVDVEYDTDWARFKVDASRGTPSQPFAQSFAADLMDYVRPRINGGTFETDDRVYRGPWDSVFVIHSAMTGPAPDGKVYDAPVSPISLFLEGQANGPYGLTFALANRWDGHVRAALHHWGYVGNATEPHSPESGAIYASGEELMQPFQPISATSFGAPKESWGKALNRKDPSSAELALALSRTDAREGLPSADWGKARYKELAAADLSKIAGAPVAPSATTWGAIFARGKEPVRLGSEKADGVWEWGKEAMAAAPGPARSLLFVDPVYADLFAAHLKPELDPKLHGVTRIGPHCLTTFSIKGMPENATEASLLAPEIQNRPAPRASGFRTAGTYQLRGSQGLDRPGAIVSCGGFPRSGGVWLSGGQGTAPIASGPFEGAFSVWLKPDHPEPMVLAACGAGGERKVLGRLFGVLPNPAESQSTSAVDVLEIDPTGGWQQVTVKVSLSEGEVWTGIALESDPNAGCWEVTQPFFDSKVAISEPILKAGVGESLTPSAAPKALVPDAKSQNPFERALFAASAPADAGPEIVEALIGLLDDSKDVVVMNAVAAFSRNRSDAAIPKLQRAFQNVNHRVSEQAAAALAFQGDGPARQILKRALEIGPYDFCREFAARQLASLKDDKMLIAMSILAVGPSWRARVAGAEAVGVLPGDGAAKTLMLYVKNADPGVRLAATLRANPAIEDVAKNMLYGAVNDESDWLRFQSATKLLESPLPGYREEGLKVVRDDSKWVRLLLLDYLRARPNESNRGALRLAVADASPEVRAAALMAFAAHPGKVEAAEVEGLDKDLDPRVQGAYAFLAAAKGIRP